A single region of the Halorussus gelatinilyticus genome encodes:
- a CDS encoding DMT family transporter, with the protein MVGTGIWYATISALLWGGYLFALKRYFSEFPPAVVIVAANAAALAWYLPVVMFAPADGPAAGELTPAALALVAAVLLASAVAYLALLHALSAGDVSYVAPLGKLVPAFTLPLEVLLVDESLAAAQVVGVGFATLAVYLANYEFTGLLAPIRRAATHRPAQLALGSAALYGAVDVGTRVLLQGVGIRSDVWALAYTGGVAVVLLPVAARQWPDEFAPAVPKFLVLGGVVAAATHTMMRAFAVLPASVVSPVLNTQAIVAVVLGGLLLGEDRFALRLVAGAVAIVGISLIAFG; encoded by the coding sequence GTGGTAGGCACCGGCATCTGGTACGCGACGATTTCGGCGCTGCTGTGGGGCGGCTACCTCTTCGCCCTCAAACGTTACTTCTCGGAGTTCCCGCCCGCGGTGGTCATCGTCGCGGCGAACGCTGCCGCGCTCGCGTGGTACCTCCCGGTCGTCATGTTCGCGCCCGCCGACGGCCCGGCGGCGGGCGAACTAACCCCCGCCGCGCTCGCGCTGGTGGCCGCGGTCCTGCTGGCCAGCGCCGTGGCGTATCTGGCGCTCCTCCACGCGCTCTCGGCGGGCGACGTGTCCTACGTCGCGCCGCTCGGGAAACTGGTTCCGGCGTTCACGCTCCCGCTGGAGGTCCTCCTCGTCGACGAGTCGCTCGCCGCCGCGCAGGTCGTCGGCGTCGGCTTCGCCACGCTCGCGGTCTACCTCGCCAACTACGAGTTCACCGGCCTGCTCGCGCCGATTCGCCGGGCAGCGACCCACCGCCCCGCCCAACTCGCGCTCGGGAGCGCGGCGCTCTACGGCGCGGTGGACGTCGGGACTCGCGTGCTGTTGCAGGGCGTCGGCATCCGCTCGGACGTGTGGGCGCTCGCCTACACCGGCGGTGTCGCCGTCGTCCTCCTTCCCGTCGCGGCCCGCCAGTGGCCAGACGAGTTCGCGCCCGCCGTCCCGAAGTTCCTCGTCTTGGGCGGGGTCGTCGCGGCGGCGACACACACGATGATGCGGGCGTTCGCGGTCCTCCCGGCGAGCGTCGTCTCGCCCGTCCTCAACACGCAGGCCATCGTCGCGGTCGTTCTGGGCGGTCTCCTGCTGGGCGAGGACCGCTTCGCGCTCCGACTCGTCGCCGGGGCGGTCGCTATCGTCGGTATCTCGCTCATCGCGTTCGGGTAG
- a CDS encoding acyl-CoA carboxylase subunit beta translates to MKVRVSDGATDEEASAIAEALAQHVRDEVEVFVGDADAPAVVREAPAGPPNAGAEAAAEAIAESDDLGPTEREERLWDEIEDIELGGPEKYKQRLEEQGKLFVRDRLDLWFGDDGLLFEDGKFANFDAWHPDSPEVEEGNDDRLPGDGLLTGAAEFEGRELHFMANDFTVKAGSMAEKGVEKFLRMQQRALKNGKPVLYLMDSSGGRIDQQTGFFANREGIGKYYYNHSMLSGAVPQICVLYGPCIAGAAYTPVFADFTIMVRDMSAMAIASPRMVQMVTGEDIELEELGGPDVHAKKSGSADLVADDEEHARELVADLVSYLPDSADEKPPETEGKPPVKSPAGIDSVVPQEPNKGYDMTDVIDRVVDEGSYFELKPEYGKEILTAFARIDGRPVGIVANQPAQRAGAIFPDAAEKAAEFIWTCDAYEIPLLYLCDTPGFMAGSQVEEDAILEKGKKFIYATSSATVPKQTVVVRKAYGAGIYAMGGPAYDPESVIGLPSGEIAIMGPEAAINAVYARKLSEIDDEEERAKKEQELREEYREDIDVHRMASEVVIDDIVPPSTLRTELKNRFAFYEGIEKDVPDKKHGTIL, encoded by the coding sequence ATGAAAGTCCGCGTCAGCGACGGTGCGACCGACGAGGAGGCGTCCGCCATCGCGGAAGCGCTCGCCCAGCACGTCCGGGACGAAGTGGAAGTGTTCGTGGGCGACGCCGACGCCCCCGCGGTGGTCCGCGAGGCACCCGCCGGTCCCCCGAACGCGGGGGCCGAGGCCGCCGCCGAAGCCATCGCCGAGTCCGACGACCTCGGGCCGACCGAGCGCGAAGAGCGCCTGTGGGACGAGATAGAGGACATCGAGTTGGGCGGTCCCGAGAAGTACAAACAGCGCCTCGAAGAGCAGGGCAAACTGTTCGTCCGCGACCGACTCGACCTCTGGTTCGGCGACGACGGACTCCTCTTCGAGGACGGCAAGTTCGCCAACTTCGACGCGTGGCACCCCGACAGCCCCGAGGTCGAGGAGGGCAACGACGACCGACTGCCGGGCGACGGCCTGCTCACCGGCGCGGCCGAGTTCGAGGGCCGCGAGCTGCACTTCATGGCCAACGACTTCACCGTGAAGGCCGGGTCGATGGCCGAGAAGGGCGTCGAGAAGTTCCTCCGGATGCAACAGCGCGCACTCAAGAACGGAAAGCCGGTCCTCTACCTGATGGACTCGTCGGGCGGCCGCATCGACCAGCAGACCGGCTTCTTCGCCAACCGCGAGGGCATCGGGAAGTACTACTACAACCACTCGATGCTCTCGGGCGCGGTCCCGCAAATCTGCGTGCTCTACGGCCCCTGCATCGCCGGCGCGGCCTACACCCCGGTCTTCGCCGACTTCACCATCATGGTCCGGGACATGTCCGCGATGGCCATCGCCTCCCCGCGGATGGTCCAGATGGTCACGGGCGAGGACATCGAACTCGAAGAGCTGGGCGGTCCCGACGTCCACGCCAAGAAGTCCGGGAGCGCCGACCTCGTGGCCGACGACGAGGAACACGCACGCGAACTCGTCGCCGACCTCGTGAGCTACCTGCCCGACAGCGCCGACGAGAAGCCGCCCGAAACCGAGGGCAAACCGCCCGTCAAGTCGCCCGCGGGCATCGACTCGGTGGTTCCCCAAGAGCCGAACAAGGGCTACGACATGACCGACGTCATCGACCGTGTGGTGGACGAGGGCTCCTACTTCGAACTCAAGCCCGAGTACGGCAAGGAGATACTCACCGCGTTCGCCCGCATCGACGGTCGGCCGGTCGGTATCGTCGCCAACCAACCGGCACAGCGCGCGGGGGCCATCTTCCCCGACGCCGCCGAGAAGGCCGCGGAGTTCATCTGGACCTGCGACGCCTACGAGATTCCCCTGCTGTACCTGTGTGACACCCCTGGATTCATGGCCGGGTCGCAGGTCGAGGAGGACGCGATTCTGGAGAAGGGCAAGAAGTTCATCTACGCCACCTCGTCGGCGACGGTCCCCAAGCAGACTGTCGTGGTCCGGAAGGCCTACGGCGCGGGCATCTACGCGATGGGCGGCCCGGCTTACGACCCCGAGAGCGTCATCGGGCTTCCCTCCGGCGAAATCGCCATCATGGGACCGGAGGCGGCCATCAACGCGGTCTACGCCCGCAAGCTCTCGGAGATCGACGACGAGGAGGAACGCGCGAAGAAAGAACAGGAACTCCGCGAGGAGTACCGCGAGGACATCGACGTGCATCGGATGGCCAGCGAGGTAGTCATCGACGACATCGTACCGCCCAGCACCCTCCGGACGGAACTGAAAAACCGGTTCGCGTTCTACGAGGGCATCGAGAAGGACGTACCGGACAAGAAGCACGGCACGATTCTGTAG